In the genome of Catharus ustulatus isolate bCatUst1 chromosome 1, bCatUst1.pri.v2, whole genome shotgun sequence, the window TGTCCTGTCTGTGTGCAAACACCAAGAGGATGACCCTGAGAAGTCCTTAGGGTGTAGGTAAATCCCTGTGTGTAATGTGGATAAAACAGGAGAAATGTTTGTCGTGGCCTTTCTCTTTTGTCTTATACAGTCCTCTCTTGCTCTCCAGAATCTCCTATTTCTTTGGTTTGGAGTTGCCAAAGGTGACAAAGACCACTCCTGGCTCCTGAAAGCTCCCATTGGTGTGGAAATCTTCCCCTGGGCTCTTCAGGTACCTCCGAAACACAGGTGAGGCAGACACCTCGTACTGGGGATGAGAAACCACATCGCACGTGGAAGACGTTTGTGTCTCGGATTGCTTGGTGACCGTGGTGGACGAGGTGATGATTTTGTTTCCAAACTGGTCCATTTCCTCATACTGCTCCATGACAGTCCGGGTGGCTCCGTAGAGCTTGGACCCATCAGGCCCTGTCTGCAGCTCCAAGATGCTTTTCTGCCTCCGTGGATTTTGTGGACTGGGGACATTCAGGGAGCGGTATTCCGAAAAGCTGCCTTTCACCCCACAGTGGCAGCTGTCTTTGGAGGTGTCCAGAGAACTCTTCTCTTTGTCACTGCTTGGATGGTTGGCATTGCCCAGCGTTTGCTGTTTCATggagctcagcccagctttTGTTTGGACAGGGTCTGGCCTCTTCTCCAAGGGTTTCGTGTCATGCCCAGCAGACCCTGCTGAGGGGTGGTTATAGGAGCTAAAGCTGTTCTGAGCAAAAGCATCCCTCTTTCCTGGAGAGTCAAGACAGTCTGGTGAAGGGCCATCCTGGGGGGAATGTACTGTCCTGGGTGACTCTGCTGGTTTCCTGGCAGCAGACTCGATGGAGATGTAGGAAggtgaggagggagagctgaCACGAGACTGAATGAGGCGTGGGACCTCGAGCTCTGCCTTGGCTGCCTCTGTCTTTTCTGCCACCTTTGCACTTTCCACAGATGCTGCTTCCCCTGTCTCCAGCATGACATCCTCTTGCCTGGCTTTGCTTGAAACAATGCTGATTTTACGGATATTGCTACTGCTGGCAGAGCTTTGGGCGCTCCCCAGAGACTCCTTGAACAGCCCTGAGAGCCCAGCAATGTCTGACTCAGACTTGAGACTAGAAACAGAATAAATGGCTTTCTTGATGGCCTCCTCGATGTCCTGGATGCGTGCAAGTGTCTGCTCCTTCAGGTGGAGAATCTCAGCACTTGCTCGCTCCAGGTCCTCAAAAACCAGATCCACGGAGGGGGCACTGTCAGTGTCCCCCTTTGCCTcagccttgtcctgctgcttgGCCTTCTGGCGCACAACCCACTCGGGGACCTTCTCAAAGAAGCTCTTGAGAGCTTTCACGTCCACTTTGCTTGTCTCCTCCTCAAACTCCCTCACTCGGGTCAAGATCTcttgcagctgctcctgtctcCTGAGGTTCTCAAAGATCTCCATAGCCTCCTTGACATTGCCTTTCATGATCTCCTCTTTGTGCACTGACAACCTCTTCCGACGCTCATCTTCcgtttctctcttttttttttctctcataacAACTCCTGGCTTCTCCTGGGCAGGTGTCTCTGCCTCCCTGTCAGGACATTTCAGTTGCCTGCTATTTCCCTGCTGGTGTTCCTCAAAGGAGTTTATTGACTGCTGATGGAAGGACATTGAATGAGACGTTTGCCTCCTCTCATGCACCTGCTGCACGACTCTCTGACAATCCCGCAATCCATAAGAATTAGATACACTTTCCCATTCCACCTTGGATGAGGCATTTTGTGCAGTGCCATCTCCTCTTTTTGGAGGGGTGTTGTGACCTACAGGGGAGGTGTTTGGCTCGGTTTGTCCTGGCACATCCTGTGGCTTTGCTctgccaggacaggctggaggtGACAGTGAAGAGCACCCATTCTCCTCTCGACACAGCTCCATCTGCCTTTGAGCAGCTGCTTTATCACTCATCATTCCCTGCTTGACTTCAAAACCAACCACTCCATTTTTCATTGGCTTTGAGGTCCCAGCATTGTCTGGTTCTACCTTTCCTTGTCCTCCTTTGCTGGCCTTGTACCTTTCTTCTGCTATTTGAAGAGGGGTTTTGGCAGGGTATTTTGGCATCTTTCTCTCAGGGTTTATACCCTGAACTGTGACAGACTTCTTCACAGATGTCTCTAAATTGCAGCATTTTGCTTGAACCTCCTCATAGCCTGATTGTTCATGAATTCCCATGCAGCctaatcccagctctgtggggcaAGGCCTTGGCTTGCTGATATCCCTCAAGCCTGAAGGTTTTGGAGGCAGGGGTGGAGGGATGGGCTTTGTTGATCTGCTTGTGCTGTTATTTGCAGAGGCAGAATGTGCCTCATGTAAAAGGTGCTCAGGTTTGGGAGGGGGAACAGGTTTTTTCTTGGGTGGGGCagtattttctggttttggaggAGTCCTGGGCCTCTCTGCAGGACTCTGGTCACTGGGTTTGCAGGACAGAGAAGGGGGAGCAGTAGGAGGGGTCTGGAGTAGTGCAGAACATCCTGGGGCTTCATCTTTGCTGGTTGGTAATGGAAGGGCACCTTCTCTTGCTGCTTTAGTTGAGGGTGGGCAATGCTCTGCTTTCATCACAGCaactgggggaggaggaggaaagtcATTATCAGCCTGTGACCCTGAAGCCACTACAGCAGTCTCGTTACTAGCGAGTTgagtctcatttttctttttacacacAGAATAGGACTGCCCTGCATTTCTGTATATCATAGCAGCTTTAAAATCCCCTCTGGAGACATTAACGTTAGACTTTTCCAGCGACTGAAGTGTGGCCTTTAAATTACCTCGGACAACGTCCTCCTTTTCTACCAGGCGCTGTTCTGTGGCGGCACTTTGCAGTGCTCTGATAGCTGTCTGCACATCCCCTCTGACACCAACATCTCTTTCTTCTTGCACTGATTGCTCTTTGTAATCAGACTCAACACAAGGGTTTATATAGGTTTTCACAGGTGTGGCAGTATAAAGGCCATCCTTAATGCTAAAATCTCTACTGGGCACAACTTGGATTTCCTGGCTCAATAGTTGTCCTCCCTGTACTTCCTCAGAAGCACTGACCTTTTTGTGTGATGCTATGCTCTTCTGAGACACGCTTGTGTGGGTCTTGGATGCCTCCTGGACTCTGGTGGTGGTGGTCctggtggcagtgctgctgctctcctgcttggTGGATGAAGAGTCCTGTTGGTGTACGGTCGATTGAAGGGTCATGGTGCCCTGTGAGCTGACtgtctgctgcctgcaggctgtGTGCACCTCCTCCCTGTTCCTCTGGAACTTGCTCTGAACGTGGTGCTGAATGttttttgcttctgctgttgCCAGCCTCAGGCTTTGCATTGCAGCCTGAAGATCAGTCcccaaagccttttcttctgTCTGAGTCTGGCTGGCTTGCCCAGGCACCACACTCTGCTGTTTCCCATCCACTTCTGCCCTCTGAGCTGTCATTTGGGTTGGAAACGTGCCTTGTATCATAGTTTTGGGTTCCTTCAAATGTGCAGTGGTGGAttcttctttctctgccttCTTGCTGGCATCTGCAACCCTTTGGATTGACTTTGTAGTCACCTTCAGCCCTCTGGACAGAACTTCTTCCTTTCCcatggctgtgggcagggacttCCCAAGACATTGCACAGTGGTGCCTGTCACACCTGCTGCATGCACAGCCTCTCTCTCTAACACACCCTCTCTGCCCGTGCTTTCACATACAAATCCCTTTTTCGCTCCCTCCACAGCCCCTGGCTCACCTCCTGCAATCACTTTCTCCATTTGTTCTTTATTTGGCAAGACATGTATGTTAGCCCCCGGCACAACCCGTGGGCCGCTCCCATCTGCCCCCTCCTCGGCTTGGGCAGAGATGAGGGATTGTATCTCTGACTCCTGCTGGAGATTCCTCAGATAGCTGAGGTCTCCCTTCTCAATGCAGCTCGCAAAAAGTTGGACATTTCCCTTCTCGTTGTCCTCACGCTTGATggtggctgctgctttctgctcctgAGAAGAAGCCAACAAGTTCCCAATCGTTGACTTCACATCCCCCTTGACGACTTTCTGCTGGACAGAATGGAACAGGAGGGAGTAGAGGGTCATCTTCACTGATCCTGACTTTGTCTCTTGCAGGACCATCCCCTTTTTGATGGAAGCATCTTGACTGAGGAGACCCTGTAAGGCCTTGGCTACATCTCCACTCAAGTCCTCTTTGCCTTTATTGGCTTCACTCTGGTCCAGCAGCTGCAATGGGCTAACTTTGATCTTGCCCTCTCTGTCCTCCTCCACCAGCGTGCTCTGTGCTTCCACATTGgtcctgtgcaggagctgcagcataATCCTTTGCAAGTGGCCTCCCACAATCTCCTCTTTCAGGATCTctggagctcctgggctgcCGAGCTGGTACTTCACCATCTTCACACTCTCCATATCATTAGCTTCAATGAGGATCCCATCATGCTGGATAGCCTGGCAAGTGCAGAGAGTCTCTAAAGTCTCCTTCATGGTTCTTTCCTTCAGTTCAATTTCTATGG includes:
- the XIRP1 gene encoding xin actin-binding repeat-containing protein 1 encodes the protein MEKAEKLRPAQSFPSLCPSPRSNPELRTVLLRKALSVSELVARYQRILNGEKSMTKQEHPKLMEARYPSQNNVIPAGKSCALPPNHPCDMCSSKPTEGAPIPKIGAPARNFRGNFTPHCKNCAPLASPSPLRRREDGHSSILTTIQPLSMDSKPHREPALLSPLQSSQRKAGWSPATPTGGAAKEGKQPWDRQGIISSVPDTADDSATGRSYDRARPFLDPAGSTRHTVQRGRGRLCAPSVKELSALYLSQTAAAAAASPAQPSTVKDNSIHSPHRQKKSKMSEAQKPSKVAIKKMEDDLPPPPAVGSVQVVAPGGQDLNALPVPPPKQAFSKFYQQRQVNELKRLYRHMHPELRKNLEEAVTEDLAEMLNTEDPNAQASVNLDKVLPGEVQSMRWIFENWALDSIGDHQATKKLTEEEIIPTGDVKSTSLRFESQSINGYNLSTSAKVSETDFARGDVRTARWLFETQPLDTLNKLYSDETEVQEAVLKEPVQGGDVKGAKQLFEAQSLDAIGRCSSVEEKSILQLKSEIQELKGDVKKTVRLFQTEPLCAIRDKSGTIHEIKSVCREEIQSNAVRTARWLFETQPLDTINKDTSKVQIIRGISLEEIGRPDVSGARWIFETQPLDAIREITVEEQDFKASTDFVTGADVTKQRLLFETQTLDSLKGEASESVVAKEQVIGGDVKSTLWLFETQPMETLKDNFEVGRLTKVELSAEEKGDVKQRKHVFETCPLGSISKAFEEEIPATSMEEVVKGDVKSFKTLFETLPLDSIKQADAEPATKEEEEKIPAGNVKANQILFETTPLYAIKDSFGNFHEVTSVSREQIISGDVKNYKWMFETRPLDQFDESIKKVDIIRGITKQEVVAGDVRTAKWLFETQSMDVIHLQGTEGEKHPSVKREISQKGDVKTCRWLFETQPMHTLYEKAEKKQEEDGSVPQADVKSYTWMFETQPLDSLKGQEEQYLQVSKAYSQEELQGVDVKTVRHLFETEPLGSSTASEADRKKTMRYSSRVEFQSGEVSRVKEFFEAKPLDTATKPKSQKDAGTIEAGSVHKFTWLFENYPMDTLKDSSEGIQEIPPEKDVKGGDVGGKRFVFETYSLDQIHDKVDETELQKIQKDTMSKADVKSCTMLFESQPLYAIQDKEGGYHEVTSVQKEEIMKGDMKGARWLFETRPLDQIKKEEEVFVIRAVTQEDIKKGDVQTARWRFETEPLDSFSGGKLSVPRTVDDVQKGDVQSNKQLFESQQVGQKKYVRMVSVSDVQRGDVRTSTWLFENHPVDSLYGDAERSSSMSTVQREDSQKGDVKRCTWLFETQPMDTLKDTEVTASAGTQEEIPHADVKSTTWLFESTPLDKFSASEGTIEIELKERTMKETLETLCTCQAIQHDGILIEANDMESVKMVKYQLGSPGAPEILKEEIVGGHLQRIMLQLLHRTNVEAQSTLVEEDREGKIKVSPLQLLDQSEANKGKEDLSGDVAKALQGLLSQDASIKKGMVLQETKSGSVKMTLYSLLFHSVQQKVVKGDVKSTIGNLLASSQEQKAAATIKREDNEKGNVQLFASCIEKGDLSYLRNLQQESEIQSLISAQAEEGADGSGPRVVPGANIHVLPNKEQMEKVIAGGEPGAVEGAKKGFVCESTGREGVLEREAVHAAGVTGTTVQCLGKSLPTAMGKEEVLSRGLKVTTKSIQRVADASKKAEKEESTTAHLKEPKTMIQGTFPTQMTAQRAEVDGKQQSVVPGQASQTQTEEKALGTDLQAAMQSLRLATAEAKNIQHHVQSKFQRNREEVHTACRQQTVSSQGTMTLQSTVHQQDSSSTKQESSSTATRTTTTRVQEASKTHTSVSQKSIASHKKVSASEEVQGGQLLSQEIQVVPSRDFSIKDGLYTATPVKTYINPCVESDYKEQSVQEERDVGVRGDVQTAIRALQSAATEQRLVEKEDVVRGNLKATLQSLEKSNVNVSRGDFKAAMIYRNAGQSYSVCKKKNETQLASNETAVVASGSQADNDFPPPPPVAVMKAEHCPPSTKAAREGALPLPTSKDEAPGCSALLQTPPTAPPSLSCKPSDQSPAERPRTPPKPENTAPPKKKPVPPPKPEHLLHEAHSASANNSTSRSTKPIPPPLPPKPSGLRDISKPRPCPTELGLGCMGIHEQSGYEEVQAKCCNLETSVKKSVTVQGINPERKMPKYPAKTPLQIAEERYKASKGGQGKVEPDNAGTSKPMKNGVVGFEVKQGMMSDKAAAQRQMELCREENGCSSLSPPACPGRAKPQDVPGQTEPNTSPVGHNTPPKRGDGTAQNASSKVEWESVSNSYGLRDCQRVVQQVHERRQTSHSMSFHQQSINSFEEHQQGNSRQLKCPDREAETPAQEKPGVVMREKKKRETEDERRKRLSVHKEEIMKGNVKEAMEIFENLRRQEQLQEILTRVREFEEETSKVDVKALKSFFEKVPEWVVRQKAKQQDKAEAKGDTDSAPSVDLVFEDLERASAEILHLKEQTLARIQDIEEAIKKAIYSVSSLKSESDIAGLSGLFKESLGSAQSSASSSNIRKISIVSSKARQEDVMLETGEAASVESAKVAEKTEAAKAELEVPRLIQSRVSSPSSPSYISIESAARKPAESPRTVHSPQDGPSPDCLDSPGKRDAFAQNSFSSYNHPSAGSAGHDTKPLEKRPDPVQTKAGLSSMKQQTLGNANHPSSDKEKSSLDTSKDSCHCGVKGSFSEYRSLNVPSPQNPRRQKSILELQTGPDGSKLYGATRTVMEQYEEMDQFGNKIITSSTTVTKQSETQTSSTCDVVSHPQYEVSASPVFRRYLKSPGEDFHTNGSFQEPGVVFVTFGNSKPKK